A region of Homo sapiens chromosome 17, GRCh38.p14 Primary Assembly DNA encodes the following proteins:
- the DCAKD gene encoding dephospho-CoA kinase domain-containing protein isoform X2 — MFLVGLTGGIASGKSSVIQVFQQLGCAVIDVDVMARHVVQPGYPAHRRIVEVFGTEVLLENGDINRKVLGDLIFNQPDRRQLLNAITHPEIRKEMMKETFKYFLREPRTSPRGKKHVPSALKEADSLMRRDT; from the exons ATGTTTCTGGTGGGCCTGACAGGGGGCATTGCCTCAGGCAAGAGCTCAGTGATCCAGGTGTTCCAGCAGCTGGGCTGTGCGGTGATTGACGTGGACGTGATGGCCCGGCACG TCGTGCAGCCAGGATACCCTGCCCACCGGCGCATCGTAGAGGTCTTCGGCACTGAGGTCTTGCTGGAGAACGGCGACATAAATCGCAAGGTCCTGGGGGACCTGATCTTTAACCAGCCTGACCGGCGGCAGCTGCTCAACGCCATCACCCACCCCGAGATTCGCAAGGAGATGATGAAGGAGACGTTCAAGTACTTCCTCCGGG AGCCCCGTACCAGCCCCAGAGGAAAGAAGCACGTTCCCTCAGCTCTTAAGGAGGCTGACAGTTTAATGAGAAGAGACACATGA